A stretch of the Oenococcus sp. UCMA 16435 genome encodes the following:
- a CDS encoding SseB family protein, translating into MSQWIKTIEYFIGQDDQTPNIAVIEINHPKTTDDGRELTKLLKDSKSFSPFNEETKKYDSFLTMTLSEDFFFQLGLEVFTRLSSDPFYESIIFFDSEIKGFLPVATKQLAQFVEKNMNLEKDNTLSQPSHDALNRFYKLQTKETEKIENPALQTYLDADKVDQNNINDLINTAVFLIPTRIKRRKVRQDSVDFFLLSQNDEPNVSYLPIFTDWDHLGQWYFSSSANGYNGNDLAQIIAVPVQGLVEIRSNLGDSISNIVINPTTNDFILGLSAKQDDDSE; encoded by the coding sequence ATGAGTCAATGGATTAAAACAATCGAATATTTTATCGGTCAGGACGACCAAACACCAAATATTGCGGTGATTGAGATTAATCATCCAAAAACAACAGACGATGGTCGTGAATTAACTAAGCTTTTGAAAGATTCCAAGTCATTTTCTCCATTTAATGAGGAAACGAAAAAATATGATAGTTTTTTGACAATGACATTGTCTGAAGATTTCTTTTTTCAATTGGGATTAGAGGTTTTTACTCGTCTTAGTTCAGATCCTTTTTATGAGTCAATTATTTTTTTTGATTCGGAAATTAAAGGTTTTTTGCCGGTTGCAACTAAGCAGTTAGCCCAATTTGTTGAGAAGAATATGAATCTTGAAAAAGATAATACTCTTTCTCAGCCAAGCCACGATGCTCTTAATCGTTTTTATAAACTACAGACCAAAGAGACTGAAAAAATTGAGAATCCAGCTTTGCAAACCTATCTTGATGCAGATAAAGTCGATCAAAATAATATCAACGATTTAATTAATACAGCTGTTTTTTTAATACCGACGCGAATTAAAAGACGCAAAGTTCGTCAGGATTCGGTTGATTTTTTCTTGTTATCACAAAATGACGAACCGAATGTTAGCTATCTTCCAATTTTTACTGATTGGGATCATTTAGGGCAGTGGTATTTTTCATCAAGTGCGAATGGTTACAATGGTAATGATCTGGCTCAAATTATTGCTGTTCCGGTACAGGGCCTAGTAGAAATTCGTAGTAATCTTGGAGATTCCATTTCTAATATCGTTATTAACCCGACAACTAATGATTTTATTTTGGGGTTATCAGCAAAACAGGATGATGATTCTGAATAA
- the rplM gene encoding 50S ribosomal protein L13, with product MRSTFLAKPHEIQRNWYIVDATDVPLGRLSSVVATVLRGKNKPTFTPSVDTGDFVIVINADKVQLTGKKATDKTYYHHSGYPGGLKARKAGTLREKNPKKLIELSVQGMLPKNTLGRAQGLKLHVYASGEEVGQGAQKPQVLNIKDLL from the coding sequence ATGCGTAGTACATTTTTAGCAAAACCACATGAAATTCAACGCAATTGGTATATCGTTGATGCTACCGACGTGCCGCTAGGTCGTTTGAGCAGCGTTGTCGCTACTGTTTTGCGGGGAAAGAATAAACCAACTTTTACACCGTCGGTTGACACTGGCGACTTTGTTATCGTTATAAACGCCGATAAAGTTCAATTGACTGGCAAAAAGGCGACTGACAAAACCTATTATCATCATTCTGGTTACCCAGGTGGTTTAAAGGCTCGTAAGGCCGGAACCCTTCGTGAGAAGAACCCTAAGAAGTTGATTGAGTTATCAGTTCAAGGTATGCTTCCGAAAAATACTTTGGGTCGTGCTCAAGGATTAAAATTACATGTTTATGCTAGTGGTGAGGAAGTTGGCCAAGGAGCTCAAAAGCCGCAAGTGTTAAATATCAAGGATTTACTCTAA
- the rpsI gene encoding 30S ribosomal protein S9, whose amino-acid sequence MANTQYAGTGRRKVSVARVRLTPGTGKITINDRSFEEYIPAANLRAVVTQPFAVTSTDGTYDVNVNVVGGGFAGQAGATRHGIARALLQVDPDFRPALKSAGLLTRDSRMVERKKPGLKKARRASQFSKR is encoded by the coding sequence ATGGCAAATACTCAATATGCAGGAACGGGTCGTCGTAAAGTTTCAGTTGCTCGTGTTCGTTTAACACCTGGGACCGGAAAAATTACGATCAATGATCGTTCTTTTGAAGAATACATTCCAGCAGCTAACCTTAGAGCCGTTGTTACTCAACCGTTCGCAGTTACATCGACAGACGGAACTTACGATGTAAATGTAAACGTTGTTGGAGGCGGCTTTGCTGGTCAAGCTGGCGCAACTCGTCATGGTATCGCTCGAGCTTTGCTCCAAGTTGATCCTGATTTTCGTCCAGCTTTAAAGTCGGCAGGTCTGTTGACTCGTGATTCTCGTATGGTTGAACGTAAGAAGCCGGGCCTGAAGAAGGCTCGTCGTGCTTCTCAATTCAGTAAGCGTTAA